TACCCTGGGGGGAGCATTGAATCAAGCTGGAGCGCTTCTGAAAGTCATACACGCCCAAGGGCGAGCTGAAACGAGCGGTGCGTGAGGTGGGCAGCACATGGTTAGAACCGGCACAGTAATCGCCGATAGCTTCAGCAGTATAGCGTCCCATAAAGATAGCTCCGGCATGGCGAACTCGGGAGGCTAACGCTTGAGGATCTTCCACCGAAAGCTCTAAGTGTTCAGGAGCGATAAAGTTGATAACTTCCAAAGCCTGATCCAGATTTTCTACCTTAATCAAGGTACCGCGGGACCGCAGGGAATTCGCAATAACCTCCTGTCGCTCCAGAGTAGGTAGCAACCGCGCCATGGCCTCCGTGACTTTATCCAAAAAAACACCGTCGGGGGAGAGTAAAATTGCCTGGGCTGCCTCATCATGCTCTGCCTGGGAGAATAAATCCATAGCAATCCACTCCGGATCGGTTTTCCCATCGCAGAGTACCAAAATCTCAGAAGGCCCGGCAATCATATCGATTCCCACTTGGCCAAAAACCATACTTTTAGCAGTGGCAACATACATATTACCCGGACCGACAATTTTATCCACCCGGGGTACGCTTTCAGTGCCAAAAGCCAAGGCAGCGACTGCCTGTGCGCCACCCACGGTAAACACCCGATCCACACCCGCAATAGCCGCTGCTCCTAGCACGAGATCGTTCATTTCACCCTTGGGCGTTGGCACCACCATAATCAGTTCGGAAACGCCTGCTACCTTTGCCGGGAGGGCATTCATCAATACGGACGAAGGATA
This sequence is a window from Nitrosococcus oceani ATCC 19707. Protein-coding genes within it:
- the hisD gene encoding histidinol dehydrogenase, producing the protein MVEMTRLDIAQGDFWLCLEQRLAWEGVADETVVATVREILKAIRCRGDEALLEYTQRFDGLEIARAPELEIPTSRLQAALTAISREQREALQVAAERITTYHRHQKQESWSYTEPDGTLLGQQVRPLDRVGLYVPGGKAAYPSSVLMNALPAKVAGVSELIMVVPTPKGEMNDLVLGAAAIAGVDRVFTVGGAQAVAALAFGTESVPRVDKIVGPGNMYVATAKSMVFGQVGIDMIAGPSEILVLCDGKTDPEWIAMDLFSQAEHDEAAQAILLSPDGVFLDKVTEAMARLLPTLERQEVIANSLRSRGTLIKVENLDQALEVINFIAPEHLELSVEDPQALASRVRHAGAIFMGRYTAEAIGDYCAGSNHVLPTSRTARFSSPLGVYDFQKRSSLIQCSPQGSQTLGRVASVLARGEGLTAHARSAEYRLKG